In Bombus fervidus isolate BK054 chromosome 13, iyBomFerv1, whole genome shotgun sequence, a single genomic region encodes these proteins:
- the LOC139993467 gene encoding maltase 2-like: MFRLTIATCSLLFALSAGVDVDWYKNIIVYQVYPRSFKDSNGDGIGDLNGITSKLEHIKDIGAKVVWLSPIYKSPQVDFGYDISNFTDIDPDYGTLADFDKLVTKAKSLGLKVIMDFVPNHSSNDHPWFKKSIQRIKPYDEYYVWHDGRIVNGTRLPPNNWLSNFQGSAWQWNDVRKQYYLHQFAAGQPDLNYRSQALDQEMKNVLTFWMNRGVEGFRIDAINHMFEDAKFRDEPSANATDVPKDDYDSLVHIYTKDQNETYETLRSWRQLMDEYSNRTRSDPKLILTEAYTTHDLTTQFYNAGSNVPFNFMFIRELNNESTAMDFKNLIDRWVNTVPQGSVPNWVVGNHDNHRVASRFGSRRADEITEMALLLPGIAVVYNGDEIGMIDRQFTYAETVDPAGCNAGPARYFLKSRDPERTPYQWDNSTSAGFSTSAKTWLPVHPNYKTLNLEAQKELYYSHYQVFKSVMSVKRRPVIAHGSLNVDVYDQRVLSITRTLGNDTVIVMFNFANVPVTVNARAVLPLSPTLIVHTVSVGPNLRPGTTVFTNSITIPGSATVMYTTPNIFWSKDEYV; the protein is encoded by the coding sequence ATGTTTCGATTAACGATTGCAACGTGTTCCTTACTGTTCGCCCTAAGCGCGGGAGTAGATGTGGAttggtataaaaatatcatcgtGTACCAAGTCTACCCGAGGAGTTTCAAAGACAGCAACGGAGATGGTATCGGTGACCTGAATGGTATTACCAGCAAACTAGAGCACATTAAGGACATTGGTGCTAAGGTCGTCTGGCTATCGCCAATCTACAAGAGTCCACAAGTTGATTTCGGTTACGACATCTCCAACTTTACAGACATTGATCCAGATTATGGAACTTTAGCGGATTTCGACAAATTGGTAACTAAGGCTAAGTCCCTCGGGCTCAAAGTGATCATGGACTTCGTGCCTAATCATAGCTCTAACGACCATCCCTGGTTCAAAAAGAGTATTCAAAGGATCAAGCCGTACGATGAATACTACGTCTGGCACGATGGCAGAATCGTAAATGGTACCAGACTGCCGCCAAATAACTGGCTGAGCAACTTTCAGGGATCGGCTTGGCAGTGGAACGACGTCCGCAAGCAGTACTACCTACATCAGTTTGCTGCAGGTCAGCCAGATTTGAATTATCGCAGTCAGGCTTTAGATCAGGAAATGAAAAACGTGTTGACTTTCTGGATGAATCGCGGGGTCGAAGGTTTCCGCATTGACGCTATCAATCATATGTTTGAGGACGCTAAATTCCGGGACGAGCCGAGCGCAAACGCGACCGATGTCCCTAAAGACGATTACGATAGCCTGGTGCATATTTATACGAAAGATCAGAATGAGACTTACGAGACGCTTCGGAGCTGGAGGCAACTGATGGATGAATACTCCAACCGTACTCGATCCGATCCAAAGTTGATTCTCACGGAAGCGTACACCACTCATGACCTAACTACTCAATTCTACAATGCTGGCTCCAATGTTCCCTTCAACTTTATGTTTATCAGAGAGCTGAACAACGAATCTACCGCAATGGACTTTAAAAATCTGATAGACAGGTGGGTCAATACCGTGCCTCAAGGTAGCGTGCCGAACTGGGTCGTGGGCAACCACGATAATCATCGTGTGGCCTCGAGATTCGGAAGTCGACGAGCTGATGAGATTACCGAAATGGCGCTACTCCTACCTGGCATAGCAGTTGTTTACAACGGTGATGAAATCGGAATGATAGACAGACAATTTACGTACGCCGAGACTGTCGATCCAGCTGGTTGCAACGCTGGTCCCGCCAGATACTTTCTGAAATCCAGAGATCCCGAAAGAACACCGTACCAATGGGACAACAGCACCAGCGCTGGATTCTCCACCAGTGCGAAAACCTGGCTGCCCGTGCATCCAAATTACAAGACCCTGAACCTGGAAGCTCAGAAGGAGCTATATTACTCTCACTACCAGGTATTTAAAAGTGTGATGAGCGTGAAAAGGCGACCAGTGATCGCACACGGTTCCTTAAACGTTGACGTTTACGACCAAAGGGTTTTGAGTATTACTCGCACTCTAGGAAATGACACTGTAATTGTTATGTTTAATTTTGCCAATGTACCTGTCACCGTAAATGCTAGAGCTGTCTTGCCACTTTCTCCTACTCTGATAGTTCATACCGTCAGCGTTGGTCCCAATCTTCGTCCAGGTACCACCGTCTTCACAAATTCAATAACTATTCCTGGATCTGCTACTGTCATGTATACTACACCTAATATATTTTGGTCAAAGGATGAGTATGTTTGA